AACTGAAGCTAAATTTGATTGTGTATTTCAGTCTACTGTGTTTACTTCCGTATTAAAACAGGAAGATAGAGTAAAACTGGCCAAAAAAATGTGGGATTTATTAAATCCCGGCGGTATAATATTGTGGTACGATTTTATTTATAACAATCCGGCCAATAAAAATGTGCGTAAGGTAAGTGTAAGTAATCTACTAAAGTTATTTCCGAATTCTAAAGAAAAAAAAATTAGTAAGGTCACGCTTGCTCCTCCAATTGGGAGAAGAGTGGGAGAGTGGTACCCTATTTTTAATTTACCTTTCCTAAGGACCCACGCAATCGGCATTTTAAAGAAAGAATAAGCTTCACAAACTACTGTTCGTAAGTTGAGGAACTAATTGCAGTATTAAATTTCCGGTTTTTATAACTTAGTAAGGATGATGGAAAATGGAATTTTATCCTTTAAACAGCGTTTGTTTTATTTTTTTCCGGTGCTTTTTTGTTTTGCGCTCCCTTACGGTACTTTGTTTTTATCCGGATTAATTTTGGTTTGGTCACTTTCTTCGTTTTTTGTGATAAAAAAGGATTTACTGATACAGGGATTCAAAAACAAATATTTTCTGATACTTAGTTCATTTTTTTTGTTTACCGCTTTAAGTGCATTGTTTTCGGATAATAAATCGGAGGCTTTATTTAATGTAGAGAACAAGCTTAGTTTTATTGTTTTCCCTTATTTATTGTTTTGTTTTAAATGGCCAACACAAATTTTAAAAAAATGTGTGGTGGCATTTATTTCAGGATGTTTTTTTGCTTGTGTGTTATTAATCGGAAGGGCATTTGTTTATTATTTTCAGGGTGATGCCGCCTATTTTTTTTATAATGCATTTTCTTTTTTCATACACCCCTCCAGTTTTACGATGTATTTGATTTTTGCGGTTTGTCTTTCCGTAATCTATTATCCCTCCTGGTTTAAGGAAATAAAAATGTACAGGTATGTTACGTATTTATTTAATATAATTTTTATCGTTACAATTTTTCTAAATTCTTCTAAAATCGGAATTATCAGTTCGGTATTCTGTTTTATAATTTTATTTCTGCATAAAAATAAGCACCGTTTGAATTTTAAATTTGTTGGTGTTGTAGTTTTGACGATTATTGTTTTATCCTTTGTATTATTTCAAATATTTCCAACAACATTTGAAAGATTGCAAGCTATTACGGAGTTTAATCCCGAATTAATTGATAAAGCATCAACGGAAAGTACAGGCGTAAGGTATTTAATTTGGGAACAAAGTTTGCTCATTATTAAAGAAAATTTTTTATGGGGTGTTACGGTGGGAGATGCAAATGACGCCTTGTTAAATGCTTATCAGAACAACGGAATGACCGGGGCCTTTGAGCACCAACTGAATGCACACAATCAATTCCTACAAACTTTTATTGGATTAGGAATAATTGGTTTTTTGTTATTGAGTTCATTTACTTTTGGCGCTTTATTAAAAGCCATTCTGAGGAAAAATATAGTTTTGATTTTGTTTCTCATTTTCATTGTTCTTAATTTTTTAGTGGAATGTATGTTACAACGATCAGACGGGACTTTATTTTTTGTATTTTTTTATTGTTTTTTAAATCGTAGAAATATAGATGAAGAACTTGCTTAAATATTTTATTATTTTATTGTTTACAGGTAATTTATGGGGTCAAACTTCCCAATTTAATTGGCCCTTAGATTCTCCAAGAACAATTACCGGAAATTACGGTGAATTAAGACCTAATCACTTTCATGCCGGTTTGGATTTTAGTACCGGAGGACGAGTAAACAAAGCCGTGTTTGCTGCAGCAGATGGATTTGTATCTCGGGTTAAAGTAAGTGCCGGTGGATATGGAAATAATCTGTACATCACACATCCGAATGGTAAAGTGAGTGTTTATGCACATTTAAATTCTTTTTATGGAGAATTAGCTGCGTTTGTAAAGAAAATGCAGTATAAAAAAGAAAGTTTTGAGATTGACGAATATCTTTCGCCGGAGCAGTTTCCGGTTAATAAAAGAAAGTTAATCGGTTTATCCGGAAATTCAGGATCTTCCACTGCTCCTCATTTACATTTCGAAATCAGAGATGAAAAATCGGAAGTGCCTTTAAATCCTTTAAAGTATTACCTTGTTCAAGATAATCAACATCCGGTTTTAGAACGCGTAGCTTTTTATAATCTGGCAGATACCAGTTCGCCAAAATTTTTACAATCGCTCAAAATAAAAAATATTGGTAATCATCAATATCAAGTAATCAAAGATAGTGTAGTGCTTACGCAGGGAATTTTAGGATTAGCTTTTTCCGGCTACGATAAAAGTTATGTGAATGGCAATCATAATAATATTTATTCGGCTAAAGTTTATTTTGATAACATGTTAATTCATGCACATAAACTGGAAGAAATATCCTTCGATGATAGCCGCTTTGTGAATGAATTCAGTGAGCTGGCAGAGAAACATAAATTTCAAAAATGTTTTGTTCCTACATTATATCCTCCCGGTATATATGAACGCAGGCCCACCAAAGGAAGAATATTACTTTCGGATACTAATTTCCACACTTTAAAATTAGTGGTGATGGATGAATTCAATAATGAAACAAGTTTAACTTTCACCTTCAAAACCCGAAAATTAAATTACTATGCCAAACCTTCCATCAACAGTGATGTGTATGTTGATTGCACCGAAGATTTAATGATTAGTAAAAAGAAGTTACAAATATTTATTCCGGCACACACATTTTATTATTCAACCGGTTTAATCTTTGAAAATACCTTAGAAACCAGCGGTAAAATTATTATTCTGCCCAGAGAATCTAATTTAAAATCAACTTGTATTATTGGTTTTGAAGTTCCTAATAAATATAAAAAGGTAAAAGATAAATTATTGCTGAACAGTGGCTCTTATCACATTCCGCCCATTGTAAAAAGAGATTCGGTTTTTTATTCAGTTAAAAATTTAGGCAGTTTTTTAATAGAAGTAGATACAGTTAATCCAAAAATTAAAACTAAAATACCCTTAGCTAAACTTAAATCACTTAAAACTGCAAAACATCTCGATTTTTCCATTTCGGATAACTTAAGTGGCATCTATAAATATCGGTTAACCATAAATAATAAATGGGTGTTAGCAGAATACGATGCTAAATCTCATAAATTAGTTTATTTATTTGACGAACAAACGCCAAGAGGGAAATTAATAATTCATTTAGAAGTAGAAGATCGGGTAGGGAACAAAGAAGTTTTAAAATTTGAATCGGTTAGGTGATATAATAATAGAGGAAATTTAATTCTTAATTATTCTATAAATAACTGTATTAGATTCAGAACTTGCTTTTAGAAAATAAATCCCGGTAC
This sequence is a window from Sphingobacteriaceae bacterium. Protein-coding genes within it:
- a CDS encoding O-antigen ligase family protein, encoding MENGILSFKQRLFYFFPVLFCFALPYGTLFLSGLILVWSLSSFFVIKKDLLIQGFKNKYFLILSSFFLFTALSALFSDNKSEALFNVENKLSFIVFPYLLFCFKWPTQILKKCVVAFISGCFFACVLLIGRAFVYYFQGDAAYFFYNAFSFFIHPSSFTMYLIFAVCLSVIYYPSWFKEIKMYRYVTYLFNIIFIVTIFLNSSKIGIISSVFCFIILFLHKNKHRLNFKFVGVVVLTIIVLSFVLFQIFPTTFERLQAITEFNPELIDKASTESTGVRYLIWEQSLLIIKENFLWGVTVGDANDALLNAYQNNGMTGAFEHQLNAHNQFLQTFIGLGIIGFLLLSSFTFGALLKAILRKNIVLILFLIFIVLNFLVECMLQRSDGTLFFVFFYCFLNRRNIDEELA
- a CDS encoding peptidoglycan DD-metalloendopeptidase family protein, which encodes MKNLLKYFIILLFTGNLWGQTSQFNWPLDSPRTITGNYGELRPNHFHAGLDFSTGGRVNKAVFAAADGFVSRVKVSAGGYGNNLYITHPNGKVSVYAHLNSFYGELAAFVKKMQYKKESFEIDEYLSPEQFPVNKRKLIGLSGNSGSSTAPHLHFEIRDEKSEVPLNPLKYYLVQDNQHPVLERVAFYNLADTSSPKFLQSLKIKNIGNHQYQVIKDSVVLTQGILGLAFSGYDKSYVNGNHNNIYSAKVYFDNMLIHAHKLEEISFDDSRFVNEFSELAEKHKFQKCFVPTLYPPGIYERRPTKGRILLSDTNFHTLKLVVMDEFNNETSLTFTFKTRKLNYYAKPSINSDVYVDCTEDLMISKKKLQIFIPAHTFYYSTGLIFENTLETSGKIIILPRESNLKSTCIIGFEVPNKYKKVKDKLLLNSGSYHIPPIVKRDSVFYSVKNLGSFLIEVDTVNPKIKTKIPLAKLKSLKTAKHLDFSISDNLSGIYKYRLTINNKWVLAEYDAKSHKLVYLFDEQTPRGKLIIHLEVEDRVGNKEVLKFESVR
- a CDS encoding class I SAM-dependent methyltransferase, with the protein product MSNEKIIQEQYQKRLNTEQLYSSVYANLAGEERFEKTKKLLQQFFSDLSNKTVLEIGAGQGHNVEMLMKCGFARKNISLNELLPERISAIKENYSDLTLYEGDALKIETEAKFDCVFQSTVFTSVLKQEDRVKLAKKMWDLLNPGGIILWYDFIYNNPANKNVRKVSVSNLLKLFPNSKEKKISKVTLAPPIGRRVGEWYPIFNLPFLRTHAIGILKKE